In the genome of Henningerozyma blattae CBS 6284 chromosome 5, complete genome, one region contains:
- the FOB1 gene encoding replication fork barrier binding protein FOB1 (similar to Saccharomyces cerevisiae FOB1 (YDR110W); ancestral locus Anc_8.262), translated as MTNDSHQQNSNIQDLKSLTPDEKLEMLKIYNPKDLGISYTDYLDEKNSNVNIELLEKGYKDMQRYHSIKAAVLTQEYCDMLNTGTLSPENIIKYDTKLTNHSKALEKYNFTSRRYYLNEDNNIIDKRKPGRIICEPKYMYDIVIAYHLKLHSSYAVSERLKKFFSNVGRQYIDYCAKYCSKCFPDETEHMKLFTDDITFKNIRNNIIDRPLFPMERIHIEIFNPFDDLKIENKYQRILYIRDYSTRYIWTFTLKKLKLKHITNILTEFFLSIATNVPIFLQSSTIDNTDLFDICEKISREYHISLGLGTNNKHDHFHLSGIEMFKQLVNLNKSKCLKSWSNFLVFGSVLHNNKFNSRILSKPIDIINCNNLAQGKKKFRDRRLRIIKQTITDNYVKLGNVASIIFIEDEATSIAEGLTLEGNDKYEQFSDEYRSDIDVIEDDSYDIPLSDTEKKFSSRKRKSRSNDSDTSNSKTKLKKKRK; from the coding sequence ATGACGAATGATTCACACCAACAAAACAGTAATATTCAAGACCTTAAAAGCTTGACCCCTGATGAAAAGCTTGAAATGTTAAAAATCTATAACCCTAAAGATTTGGGAATATCGTATACTGATTATcttgatgaaaaaaattcaaatgtgAATATCGAGTTATTGGAAAAAGGGTACAAAGATATGCAAAGGTATCATTCAATTAAAGCCGCTGTACTAACACAAGAATATTGTGATATGCTGAATACTGGTACGCTGTCCcctgaaaatattataaagtATGATACAAAGCTTACTAACCACTCTAAAGCtttggaaaaatataattttacttCCAGGCggtattatttaaatgaagaCAATAACATTATTGATAAACGTAAACCTGGTAGGATAATATGTGAGCCAAAATACATGTACGATATTGTCATAGCATACCATTTAAAGTTGCACTCTTCATATGCTGTGTCCGAAAGacttaaaaaattttttagtaATGTTGGTAGACAATATATTGACTACTGCGCAAAATATTGTTCAAAATGTTTTCCAGATGAAACTGAGCATATGAAACTTTTTACAGATGATATTACATTTAAAAACATAAGAAACAACATAATTGATAGACCCTTGTTTCCCATGGAAAGAATTCATATAGAAATCTTTAATCCATTCgatgatttaaaaatagaaaacaAATATCAAAGAATTCTATATATTAGAGATTATAGTACACGATATATTTGGACGTTTacattaaaaaaacttaaattgaaacatatcacaaatattttaactgaattttttctaaGTATTGCAACAAATGTACCGATCTTCCTTCAATCTTCAACTATTGATAATACAGATCTTTTTGATATTTGTGAAAAGATTTCACGAGAGTATCATATTTCTCTTGGATTAGGGACTAATAATAAGCATGATCATTTCCATTTATCAGGCATTGAAATGTTTAAACAATTagttaatttaaataaatcgAAATGCTTAAAGAGTTGGTCAAATTTTTTGGTATTTGGTTCAGTGttacataataataaatttaacaGTAGGATATTGAGTAAGCCTAtagatattataaattgtAACAATTTAGCCCAAgggaaaaagaaatttagaGATAGGAGATTAAGAATTATTAAGCAAACAATTACAGATAATTATGTGAAATTAGGTAATGTAgcatcaataatttttattgaagatgaagcTACATCTATTGCTGAAGGATTAACACTGGAAGGTAACGATAAATATGAACAGTTTAGTGATGAATATCGTTCAGATATTGATGTTATTGAAGATGATTCATATGATATTCCTCTAAGTGATACTGAGAAGAAATTTTCATCACGTAAAAGAAAATCTCGTTCCAATGATTCAGATACTTCGAATTCAAAGACAAAActcaagaaaaaaagaaaatga
- the TBLA0E04440 gene encoding uncharacterized protein (similar to Saccharomyces cerevisiae YDR111C and YLR089C; ancestral locus Anc_8.263), whose amino-acid sequence MIKTCNRHSSHSLRGMSQTTLFKSPSSSSLFRSTSSSSLYIPPPTALVRSISSSSILSNSSNASVTSPLSYSTSREKSYFAERLEPEDLNPNVVKAKYAVRGAIPSYADKLKIQLLKHPGTLPFESVINSNIGNPQQLGQKPLSFGRQVLSILEYPALLDHERTLVDSMGYAPDSIERAKTLLTDIGSIGAYSNSQGVHGIRQTVADFITNRDDGEVAYPDDIFLTAGASSAVSTILSILCKGQQTGVLIPIPQYPLYTATLTLNDATALPYYLDESNGWSTDINEISKVAQDSLEAGIKPTCLVVINPGNPTGSVLTVEAIKNVFDVAAKYGLVVIADEVYQDNIFPGSEFHSMKKILRILQKEVPNKYDNIQLASLHSCSKGLLGECGHRGGYCEFIGFTPEVKQVITKLSSISLCSSVIGQALVDLMCCPPKKGEPSYELDQHERQTIRTNHKKRSNKLYEMFNSLEGVTCQKPQGAMYMFPNIQLPFNAIKMAQNLDITPDEFYCRELLKATGICTVPGSGFGQQPGTYHVRTTFLAPGVEWMKRWEKFHIEFFEKYR is encoded by the coding sequence ATGATTAAAACATGCAACAGACATTCTTCTCATTCATTGAGAGGAATGAGTCAAACAACTCTTTTTAAATCGCCCTCATCTTCGTCTTTATTTAGGTCAACATCGTCTTCTTCGCTTTATATTCCACCTCCTACAGCTTTAGTACGTAgtatttcttcatcatctattttatctaattcttcaaatgcCTCCGTTACATCACCGCTCTCGTACTCGACTAGTCGTgaaaaatcatattttgCAGAAAGGTTGGAACCAGAGGATTTGAACCCCAATGTCGTTAAGGCTAAATATGCGGTTCGTGGTGCCATTCCCTCATACGCAGACAAATTGAAGATCCAATTGTTGAAACATCCAGGAACCTTGCCTTTTGAATCAGTCATCAATTCTAATATCGGTAATCCTCAACAACTGGGCCAAAAACCTTTGTCTTTTGGCAGACAAGTTCTTTCTATTTTAGAATATCCTGCATTATTAGATCATGAAAGAACTCTGGTTGATTCTATGGGGTATGCACCAGATTCCATAGAAAGAGCCAAGACTCTATTGACAGACATTGGATCTATAGGTGCTTATTCCAATTCTCAAGGTGTTCATGGTATTAGACAAACTGTGGCAGATTTCATTACTAATCGTGATGATGGTGAAGTCGCTTATCCAGATGATATTTTCTTAACTGCTGGTGCCTCATCTGCCGTTTCTACCATTTTGTCCATTCTATGTAAAGGTCAACAAACGGGTGTTTTAATTCCAATTCCTCAGTATCCGTTGTATACCGCCACCTTAACTTTAAATGATGCCACAGCATTACCTTATTATTTAGACGAGTCGAATGGTTGGTCTAcagatattaatgaaatttcaaaagtcGCACAAGATTCATTAGAAGCAGGTATTAAACCTACTTGCCTTGTTGTGATAAACCCAGGGAACCCAACAGGATCCGTCTTAACTGTAGAAGCTATTAAAAACGTTTTCGATGTTGCTGCTAAATATGGGTTAGTAGTCATTGCAGACGAAGTATACCAAGATAACATCTTCCCAGGGTCTGAATTCCATtcgatgaaaaaaattttaagaattttacaaaaagaAGTCCCcaataaatatgataatatCCAATTAGCCTCTTTACATTCATGTTCAAAGGGTTTATTAGGTGAATGTGGTCATAGAGGTGGTTATTGTGAATTTATTGGATTTACACCAGAAGTTAAACAAGTGATAACaaaattatcttcaatCTCTCTATGTTCTTCAGTTATTGGCCAAGCTCTTGTAGATTTGATGTGTTGTCCACCAAAGAAAGGTGAACCTTCTTATGAATTAGATCAACATGAAAGACAAACCATTAGAACCAATCATAAGAAaagatcaaataaattgtaTGAGATGTTCAATTCATTAGAAGGCGTTACTTGTCAAAAACCTCAAGGTGCCATGTATATGTTCCCTAACATTCAATTACCTTTTAATGCTATAAAGATGGCTCAAAATTTGGATATAACACCAGATGAATTCTATTGtagagaattattaaaggcAACAGGTATCTGTACTGTGCCAGGCTCAGGGTTTGGCCAACAACCAGGTACTTACCATGTAAGAACCACCTTTTTAGCTCCAGGTGTTGAATGGATGAAAAGATGGGAAAAATTCcatattgaattttttgaaaagtatCGCTAA
- the PDS1 gene encoding securin (similar to Saccharomyces cerevisiae PDS1 (YDR113C); ancestral locus Anc_8.265): protein MNSNKENIFTAPRTPSPQLKRDSSNILKFNSTTHTNVLKSKITDVPSNASGITARRPLASKDKNVRRTALGQVKSSISSNNSNTNSTNNNDKNKNNMLPMNRLKKYGSVLGYSNNTINSNASKTLILKDIAPLEKDKHIEDEIETRSYEPKELDYEPENYFGFNQEEIDGLNDYTFNFNLQPNNEFDNNDNDDNEADAGDDSLTDDTMSISSLEEIVIGTSTNENNHVNNKNSNMINNIHTKQDQTQSDDELELETMITGHFDGSGLNNQDLFDLLN from the coding sequence ATGAATAGTAATaaggaaaatatatttactGCCCCTCGTACACCTTCACCACAATTGAAAAGAGATTCatctaatatattaaagttCAATTCAACTACTCATACAAATGTATTGAAATCAAAGATAACGGATGTACCATCGAATGCTTCTGGGATCACTGCAAGAAGACCATTAGCTTCTAAAGATAAGAATGTTCGTCGAACTGCTTTAGGCCAAGTAAAATCTTCTATTTCGAgcaataatagtaataccAATAGcaccaataataatgataaaaataaaaataatatgctACCAATGAATcgattgaaaaaatatggtTCAGTATTGGgatattctaataatactatCAATTCCAATGCTTCCAAgactttaatattaaaagatattgCTCCATTGGAGAAAGATAAAcatattgaagatgaaatagAAACAAGATCGTATGAACCAAAAGAATTGGATTATGAACCTGAAAATTACTTTGGTTTCAACCAAGAAGAGATTGATGGATTAAATGATTATACgtttaattttaatctCCAACCcaataatgaatttgataataatgacaatgatgataatgaagcTGATGCGGGTGATGATTCTTTAACGGATGATACCATGTCGATATCATCTTTAGAAGAAATAGTGATTGGCACGAGTACTAATGAGAACAACCACgtgaataataaaaatagtaatatgATCAACAACATTCACACTAAACAAGATCAAACGCAAAGTGATGATGAGTTAGAATTGGAAACAATGATTACTGGACATTTCGATGGATCTGGCTTGAATAACCAAGATTTATTCGATTTATTGAACTGA
- the MRX14 gene encoding mitochondrial 54S ribosomal protein bL34m (similar to Saccharomyces cerevisiae YDR115W; ancestral locus Anc_8.267) — translation MGIFNSLTRIACFSKSTALNSMSLLNKSLLINNNIIGNNKLMIDSRRWKSRGNTYQPSTLKRKRKHGFLSRAKSYTMNKILKRRKAKGRWFLSH, via the coding sequence ATGGGCATCTTTAACAGTTTAACTAGAATAGCATGCTTTAGCAAGTCAACTGCCCTCAATAGCATGTCCTTGTTGAATAagtcattattaataaataacaatatcatcggtaataataaactcATGATTGATAGTAGAAGGTGGAAATCAAGAGGTAATACTTATCAACCCAGTACTTTGAAAAGGAAGAGAAAACATGGGTTTCTTTCAAGAGCCAAGAGTTATACgatgaataaaatattgaaaaggAGAAAAGCAAAGGGAAGATGGTTCCTCTCACACTAG
- the TBLA0E04480 gene encoding uncharacterized protein, producing the protein MFVVELSKTSLVIIISIVIFGLETLINYLHQFKFQDNIHNDNNNNHNLFIHHNSKQIIVFGIFYILINLIGIYLHSCQDNTLIPSTNEGTLLASKIGKDFDFDDFNGLLLIFFSIFSYTVLNILQKRLFTINYSNLRHFFVETRRLDFNSILKLYYKYEANIIKLTFLIDLYLLIVPFFILKLSICKNCIIIPTLLSILLISYNFIEIINSSVENGNLIYITLNIVSIIVHKAFTILISNKNIESVNYTPISLKIPLFLELIFFIYIYTTENSIRDSNLNRQKLTKTRLGKKTSCNRYNMFSFNKYRYERNRYLNFEHGKFFRSYSI; encoded by the coding sequence ATGTTTGTTGTCGAATTAAGTAAGACAAGTTTAGTGATTATAATTTCCATAGTCATTTTTGGCTTAGAaacattaattaattatttgcatcaatttaaattccaagataatattcataatgacaataataacaaccATAATCTGTTTATACATCACAATAGCAAACAAATTATTGTGTTTGGGATATTTTACATTCTTATCAATCTGATTGgaatttatttacattCATGCCAAGATAATACTCTAATTCCATCTACCAATGAAGGGACACTTTTAGCTTCCAAAATTGGAAAAGATTTCGATTTTGATGATTTTAatggattattattaatatttttttcaatattttcatatactgttttaaatattctcCAAAAACGGTTGTTTACcattaattattcaaatttaagACATTTTTTCGTTGAGACAAGAAGACTTGATTTTAATAGTAttctaaaattatattataaatatgaaGCTAATATTATCAAGTTAACATTTCTCATCGACTTATATCTACTGATTGTaccattttttattctaaaaCTTTCTATTTGCAAGAATTGTATCATTATACcaacattattatcaattttattaatcagctataattttattgaaataataaattcatcTGTGGAAAATGGgaatttgatttatataACCTTGAATATTGTTTCAATAATAGTTCATAAGGCGTTTACAATTTTGATTtctaacaaaaatattgaatccGTAAATTATACCCCCATCTCATTAAAGattccattatttttagaattaattttcttcatttatatatatacaacaGAAAATTCTATTCGtgattcaaatttgaataGACAGAAATTAACAAAAACGAGATTGGGCAAGAAAACAAGCTGTAATCGGTATAATATGTTTTcattcaataaatatagatatgaacgaaatagatatttgaatttcgAACATGGGAAATTTTTCAGATCATATTCTATTTGA
- the ACP1 gene encoding acyl carrier protein (similar to Saccharomyces cerevisiae ACP1 (YKL192C); ancestral locus Anc_4.297), protein MFRSCLRIPAAASRTLASTSATLTKSALVTPRTNLLSSVIRSNGSSVNWCAFYTTNNSPTLDKSVVLTRVSNIITNFNSQLKDKTVTNETQFAKDLSLDSLDTVELLVAIEEEFDIEIPDNVADDLKSVGQTVDYIISNPEAH, encoded by the coding sequence ATGTTTAGATCCTGTCTACGAATCCCAGCTGCTGCCTCCAGAACTTTGGCTTCCACTTCAGCTACCCTCACCAAATCAGCTTTGGTAACCCCTAGAACTAACTTGCTATCATCTGTCATCCGTTCTAATGGTTCTAGTGTCAATTGGTGTGCCTTCTACACTACAAACAATAGCCCCACTTTGGACAAGTCTGTTGTATTGACTCGTGTTTCTAATATCATTACCAACTTCAATTCTCAATTGAAGGACAAGACAGTCACTAATGAAACTCAATTTGCCAAGGATCTTTCTTTAGATTCTTTGGATACTgttgaattattagttgctattgaagaagaatttgatatCGAAATCCCAGATAACGTCGCTGATGATTTGAAATCTGTCGGTCAAACCGTCGATTACATCATTTCAAATCCAGAAGCTCATTAA
- the SDS22 gene encoding type 1 protein phosphatase-activating protein SDS22 (similar to Saccharomyces cerevisiae SDS22 (YKL193C); ancestral locus Anc_4.298), producing MSDSEEQKPKIIDTSKLQLDDPDTKIAPMVIPDNNPDLISADSDLTVDLPDNIETIDLVHLKIRSLEDLNLLRFKQLKILCLRQNLVESISEVEVLPADTLVELDFYDNRIKHISANVNKLINLESLDFSFNKIKNIKNIDKLVNLKYLYFVQNKISKVENLSTLKNLVSLELGGNRLTDLHPDSFVGLDKLEEIWLGKNMIPRLINLSPLKSLKILSIQGNRLKKLEGLDELTNLEELYVSHNQISKIENLEKNLKLTTVDISSNKITKIENVSHLKMLTDLWCSFNQIDQSFESLGEELKDLSRFETIYLEGNPIQLNNETSYRRKLILNLPKSLNKIDATFIRD from the coding sequence ATGTCTGATTCTGAAGAACAAAAACCAAAAATCATTGATACAAGTAAATTACAATTGGATGATCCAGATACTAAAATAGCACCCATGGTGATCCCTGATAATAATCCGGACCTTATATCTGCTGATAGCGATTTGACGGTAGATTTACCTGACAATATAGAAACGATAGATTTGGttcatttgaaaatacGATCGTTAGAAGACTTGAATCTATTGAGATTCAagcaattgaaaattttatgtTTAAGACAAAATTTAGTAGAAAGTATTTCAGAAGTAGAGGTTTTGCCTGCTGATACCCTTGTAGAATTGGATTTTTATGACAATAGAATAAAGCATATTTCAGCTAATGTGAATAAATTGATCAATTTGGAAAGTTTGGATTTCTCATTCAAtaagattaaaaatattaagaatattGACAAATTGGTCAATTTGAAATACCTTTATTTTGTTCAAAACAAGATTTCTAAAGTAGAAAATTTATCtactttgaaaaatttggttTCACTAGAACTCGGTGGTAATCGTCTTACAGATCTACACCCTGATTCTTTTGTAGGATTGGATAAGTTAGAAGAAATTTGGTTAGGTAAAAATATGATCCCTCGTTTAATAAACTTGTCTCctttaaaatcattaaagattttatcTATTCAAGGTAATAGATTGAAGAAACTGGAAGGATTAGATGAATTGACTAATTTGGAAGAATTATATGTATCACATaatcaaatttcaaagattgaaaatttagaaaaaaatttaaaattaactaCAGTTGATATTTCCTCCAACAAGATTACTAAGATTGAAAATGTTTCtcatttgaaaatgttGACTGATTTATGGTGTTCTTTTAATCAAATTGATCaatcatttgaatcattgggtgaagaattaaaagatttatcaaGATTTGAAACAATTTATTTGGAAGGTAATCCGATTCAACTAAATAATGAGACTTCTTATAGAagaaaattgattttgaatttaccaaaatctttgaataaaattgacGCTACTTTTATTCGTGattaa